The Alkalispirochaeta americana genome contains a region encoding:
- a CDS encoding type I 3-dehydroquinate dehydratase: MICLCLTGDTLEAWTRQLETNRPWISLVELRVDLLKPSERDPGAIRRWWEASNPGVPAVLTIRRVRDLGRWEGDDAQRVFLFEALQEALSPDYVDIELDRRGHPLWDQIALLVRSRGGTVIRSHHVPRETPQDLSQLMARLAADPKEVAKLAVATRSAKDLVELIRAADTFRQMMPGRRAIWVGMGEHGFLTRAFPARLRSLWTYASDSSGDDPDAVAAPGQVDARMLAEVYRVDQARSEWPVFAVLGAPVAHSRSPRYHNERFAREGIKAIYLPLRLDSFSDFSALAQVIPLEGASVTVPHKVSALSFAVAVAVGARTCGTAALRAGAANTLVRSTRDECGGWYADNTDEAGFLEPLQELRGDLAGLRTAVIGAGGAARAVAAGLFAAGVEVHVFNRTRSRAQELVRDCGIAGEHAHGLQDLAQTERPFDILVQTTSVGMGDDPLDPIPQYTFTGEEIVYDIIYTPPETPLLKRARAAGCKVINGQEMFQRQAAAQFRLFSARLGELSLIGGAPRSNGGPGKPGES, translated from the coding sequence ATGATCTGCTTGTGTCTTACGGGGGATACGCTCGAAGCGTGGACCCGGCAGCTGGAAACAAACCGTCCCTGGATATCTCTGGTGGAGCTCCGGGTGGACTTGCTGAAGCCTTCCGAACGCGATCCCGGCGCGATACGCCGGTGGTGGGAGGCGTCGAACCCCGGGGTCCCCGCTGTGCTCACCATCAGACGGGTTCGTGATCTGGGGCGCTGGGAGGGAGACGACGCGCAGCGTGTCTTTCTCTTTGAGGCCCTCCAGGAGGCGCTCTCTCCGGATTATGTGGATATCGAACTGGACCGGCGGGGCCACCCCCTCTGGGACCAGATCGCGCTGTTGGTCCGTTCCCGGGGTGGTACGGTGATCAGGTCTCACCATGTTCCCCGGGAGACACCGCAGGATCTCTCGCAGCTCATGGCGCGTCTTGCGGCTGACCCCAAGGAGGTGGCCAAGCTGGCTGTGGCCACGCGCTCTGCAAAAGACCTGGTAGAGTTGATCCGGGCGGCCGATACCTTCCGCCAGATGATGCCCGGAAGGCGGGCGATCTGGGTTGGCATGGGTGAGCACGGATTTCTCACGCGGGCCTTTCCGGCCCGGTTGCGAAGTCTCTGGACCTACGCCTCGGATTCTTCCGGGGATGATCCGGACGCGGTAGCTGCTCCGGGTCAGGTTGACGCCCGGATGCTGGCCGAGGTCTACCGGGTTGATCAGGCCAGGTCCGAGTGGCCTGTCTTTGCTGTTCTTGGTGCCCCTGTGGCTCATTCCCGTTCTCCCCGGTATCACAACGAGCGCTTTGCCCGGGAAGGGATCAAGGCGATCTATCTTCCTCTGCGGCTTGATTCCTTTTCGGATTTCTCGGCGCTCGCCCAGGTTATCCCCCTGGAGGGTGCGTCGGTAACGGTGCCCCACAAGGTGTCGGCCCTTTCCTTTGCCGTGGCTGTGGCCGTGGGAGCCAGAACCTGTGGAACGGCGGCGCTTCGGGCCGGGGCGGCCAATACACTGGTGCGTTCCACCCGTGATGAGTGCGGCGGGTGGTACGCCGATAACACCGACGAGGCGGGGTTTCTGGAACCTCTGCAGGAACTTCGCGGTGATCTGGCGGGGCTTCGGACGGCGGTGATCGGGGCCGGTGGTGCGGCTCGTGCCGTAGCGGCCGGGCTTTTTGCTGCGGGGGTGGAGGTCCACGTCTTTAACCGCACCCGCTCCCGGGCCCAGGAGCTGGTGCGGGATTGCGGTATCGCCGGGGAGCACGCCCACGGTTTGCAGGATCTGGCCCAGACAGAACGGCCCTTTGATATTCTGGTGCAGACCACCTCGGTCGGTATGGGGGATGATCCGCTGGATCCGATCCCCCAGTATACCTTTACGGGCGAGGAAATCGTCTACGATATCATCTATACCCCGCCCGAAACGCCCCTGCTCAAGCGGGCCCGGGCTGCCGGTTGCAAGGTCATAAACGGCCAGGAGATGTTTCAGCGCCAGGCGGCCGCCCAGTTTCGCCTGTTTAGCGCCCGCCTGGGTGAGCTTTCTTTGATCGGAGGAGCGCC
- a CDS encoding redox-sensing transcriptional repressor Rex translates to METKINRGIVLRLAKYLRVLHKLKGMGFVKVFSNNLGDAIGVTPAVVRKDFSIIGIPGNKRGGYNIDVIIEEIERMLGKEERQPIVVLGCGKIGNALMHYTEFERDGIEVVAGFEINPDLINPNAHIPIYPIAKLPEVAVREAVKVAVIAVPDVAATEVFELVTASGIPGVLNFTSVDLKCGRCDFDECAIRCIVQNVNIGLEIENLFYLVRMKEADILDQSRSRTETLTSQTG, encoded by the coding sequence ATGGAAACTAAGATAAATAGAGGGATCGTCCTTCGCCTGGCAAAGTACCTGAGGGTGTTGCACAAGCTGAAGGGCATGGGGTTTGTAAAGGTTTTCTCCAATAACCTGGGCGATGCTATCGGGGTTACCCCGGCGGTGGTGCGCAAGGATTTCTCGATCATCGGAATTCCGGGCAACAAGCGCGGAGGCTACAACATCGATGTCATCATCGAAGAGATCGAGCGGATGCTGGGCAAGGAAGAGCGCCAGCCCATCGTTGTCCTGGGGTGCGGAAAGATCGGCAACGCCCTGATGCACTACACCGAGTTCGAACGGGACGGGATCGAGGTTGTGGCAGGGTTCGAAATAAACCCTGATCTGATCAATCCCAACGCTCATATTCCCATTTATCCGATCGCAAAACTTCCCGAGGTCGCCGTCAGAGAAGCGGTAAAGGTCGCTGTTATTGCTGTCCCCGATGTGGCTGCCACGGAGGTTTTCGAACTGGTAACGGCATCGGGAATTCCGGGAGTCCTCAACTTCACCTCGGTGGATCTCAAGTGCGGACGTTGCGATTTTGACGAGTGCGCCATCCGGTGCATCGTCCAGAACGTAAACATTGGCCTGGAAATAGAGAATCTCTTCTACCTGGTCCGGATGAAAGAGGCTGATATATTGGATCAAAGCCGATCCCGGACAGAAACGCTCACATCTCAAACAGGATAA
- a CDS encoding DRTGG domain-containing protein: MTLAECLEHVHGTWIIPGDETEEFFDVVVSDLMSDVLVTELEDFLLVTSLTSEQVLRTADIVDARAILITNGKQPQERMRSLAQHQTMPIMVTPLTTFDTCRALAECKK, encoded by the coding sequence ATGACTCTTGCAGAATGCCTTGAACACGTACACGGAACCTGGATCATCCCCGGAGACGAGACGGAAGAGTTCTTCGATGTAGTCGTCTCGGACCTTATGAGCGACGTTCTGGTGACGGAACTGGAGGACTTCCTCCTGGTCACCTCCCTTACGTCGGAACAGGTCCTGCGGACGGCCGACATTGTCGATGCCCGGGCGATCCTGATAACCAACGGGAAGCAACCCCAGGAGCGGATGAGAAGCCTGGCACAGCACCAGACCATGCCGATCATGGTAACGCCCCTGACAACCTTCGATACCTGTCGCGCCCTGGCGGAGTGCAAGAAATAA
- a CDS encoding CBS domain-containing protein — translation MNSGGTSIPIDTDQGSPIILELIYRLKIRDVMTEPTFICTTDETMRDAQRIMKSNSISGVPVMEGRRLVGIVSVDDVITALEKGYIDDPVQNHMTRQVIVLEDDMPLSFGISWLDKYRFGRLPVLNARKELVGIVTSRDVIVALLLEINKEIERFEKNTKQKESSGEGFRLEYTTRPFDFEMAGRLSTETKQQLKSRDLPPKLIRRVAIATYELEMNQVVHSEGGTVQVSYEAKRHRVTIRARDHGPGIEDVESALEEGVSTANEWVRSLGFGAGMGLPNTRRVADEFSISSSPAGTNVDVVIYTSQEGKS, via the coding sequence ATGAACAGCGGCGGCACATCCATTCCTATCGATACCGATCAGGGGTCACCTATCATTCTGGAGCTCATCTACCGGCTCAAGATCCGGGATGTCATGACAGAGCCCACCTTTATCTGCACCACCGACGAGACCATGCGGGACGCCCAGCGGATCATGAAGAGCAACAGTATCAGCGGCGTTCCCGTGATGGAGGGCCGCCGGCTCGTGGGAATCGTCAGCGTTGACGATGTGATCACGGCCCTGGAAAAGGGGTATATCGACGATCCCGTTCAAAATCACATGACCCGTCAGGTGATTGTCCTGGAAGACGACATGCCCCTGAGTTTCGGGATATCCTGGCTCGATAAATACCGCTTTGGCCGCCTGCCGGTGCTGAACGCACGAAAAGAACTCGTGGGAATTGTGACCAGCCGCGACGTGATCGTCGCTCTGCTACTGGAGATCAACAAGGAAATCGAGCGTTTCGAAAAAAACACCAAGCAGAAAGAGTCATCGGGCGAGGGGTTCCGCCTGGAATACACCACCCGCCCCTTCGATTTCGAGATGGCGGGACGCCTCTCGACAGAGACAAAGCAGCAGCTCAAATCGCGGGATCTTCCGCCCAAGCTCATCCGCCGGGTTGCGATCGCTACCTACGAGCTCGAGATGAATCAAGTGGTCCACTCCGAAGGCGGAACCGTACAGGTCTCCTACGAAGCAAAACGACACCGCGTGACCATACGCGCCCGGGACCACGGCCCGGGGATCGAGGACGTGGAATCGGCCCTGGAAGAGGGGGTTTCCACGGCCAACGAATGGGTCCGCTCCCTGGGATTCGGCGCGGGCATGGGCCTGCCCAACACCCGCCGGGTCGCCGATGAGTTCTCCATCTCCTCGTCTCCGGCCGGAACGAACGTTGACGTGGTTATCTATACATCGCAGGAGGGAAAATCATGA